The following are encoded together in the Sandaracinaceae bacterium genome:
- a CDS encoding biopolymer transporter ExbD, producing MDLDTGHGKKKKKGVGTPEMNVTPLVDVVLVLLIIFMVVMPMMHAKFWIHVPPKADENAEVVPPDPNALQPIVVTVNAQGHIQINQDVYPDNVFPQRLRGMLVARNERKVYFDAADNVSFERAMDVMDLARGGGAAHIAVMTERLN from the coding sequence ATGGATCTCGATACAGGTCACGGCAAGAAGAAGAAGAAGGGCGTTGGCACGCCCGAGATGAACGTCACGCCGCTGGTGGACGTGGTGCTCGTGCTGCTGATCATCTTCATGGTGGTCATGCCCATGATGCACGCCAAGTTCTGGATTCACGTGCCACCCAAGGCCGACGAGAACGCCGAGGTCGTACCGCCGGACCCCAATGCGCTCCAGCCCATCGTGGTCACCGTGAACGCGCAGGGTCACATCCAGATCAACCAGGACGTGTACCCCGACAACGTCTTCCCCCAGCGCCTGCGCGGCATGTTGGTCGCGCGCAACGAGCGCAAGGTCTACTTCGACGCGGCGGACAACGTCAGCTTCGAGCGCGCGATGGACGTGATGGACCTCGCGCGCGGCGGCGGCGCCGCACACATCGCAGTCATGACGGAGCGCTTGAACTAA
- a CDS encoding biopolymer transporter ExbD: MGLSRKGNNRPRPAMNVTPLVDVVLVLLIIFMVVLPAMEEGLSIDVPSVENKDADDDSEMEPFLVSITRDGHFYFDTTAIRNDEFEAFLRQQHTSQPRRKVVLRVDSAVQYVRVREMMHLCREIGFPGVSLRVNARQGEGAQASTGSAPSGTLVASQEH, from the coding sequence ATGGGACTCTCTCGCAAAGGCAACAACCGGCCGCGCCCCGCCATGAACGTGACGCCGCTCGTCGACGTCGTGCTCGTGCTGCTCATCATCTTCATGGTGGTGCTGCCGGCGATGGAAGAGGGTCTCAGCATCGATGTGCCCAGCGTCGAGAACAAGGACGCGGACGACGACTCCGAGATGGAGCCGTTCCTCGTCTCCATCACGCGCGACGGCCACTTCTACTTCGACACCACGGCCATCCGCAACGACGAGTTCGAGGCCTTCCTGCGCCAGCAGCACACCTCGCAGCCGCGCCGCAAGGTGGTGCTGCGCGTGGACAGCGCCGTGCAGTACGTGCGGGTGCGCGAGATGATGCACCTCTGCCGCGAGATCGGCTTCCCCGGCGTGTCCCTGCGCGTGAACGCGCGGCAGGGTGAGGGCGCCCAGGCCAGCACCGGCAGCGCGCCCAGCGGCACGCTCGTGGCTAGCCAGGAACACTAG
- a CDS encoding MotA/TolQ/ExbB proton channel family protein yields the protein MDVVHLWGSMNNLVRGVVVVLTLQAVSCIAVVVDRLILLFMSARKSRAFAKAAGRKLAAGDHEAVVAIAKENQGSHLANFIETGLTVFMARTAEGHSREKAAELAGRALERRGEQLSASLNRGMNVLASTGSTAPFVGLLGTVLGILNAFTLISSEGGGGIGTIGAAIGEALIVTGYGLAVAIPTVLLFNYLNGRIAKYEAGLANAGSELIDQLEAGSYKRVPESDAAPAHSAHDGAVAMA from the coding sequence ATGGACGTCGTTCACCTCTGGGGCAGCATGAACAACCTCGTCCGCGGCGTTGTCGTCGTGCTGACGTTGCAGGCGGTCTCGTGCATCGCGGTCGTGGTCGACCGGCTCATCCTGCTCTTCATGAGCGCGCGCAAGTCGCGGGCGTTCGCGAAGGCCGCCGGGCGCAAGCTGGCTGCGGGTGACCACGAGGCCGTGGTGGCCATCGCGAAGGAGAACCAGGGCAGCCACCTGGCCAACTTCATCGAGACCGGCCTGACCGTGTTCATGGCGCGCACCGCCGAGGGTCACAGCCGTGAGAAGGCCGCCGAGCTGGCCGGCCGCGCCCTCGAGCGCCGCGGCGAGCAGCTCTCCGCCAGCCTCAACCGTGGCATGAACGTGCTGGCCTCCACGGGCAGCACCGCGCCGTTCGTCGGCCTGCTGGGCACCGTGCTCGGCATCTTGAACGCCTTCACGCTCATCTCGAGCGAGGGCGGCGGCGGCATCGGCACCATCGGCGCGGCCATCGGCGAGGCGCTCATCGTCACGGGCTACGGCCTCGCGGTGGCCATCCCCACCGTGCTCCTCTTCAACTACCTGAACGGCCGCATCGCCAAGTACGAGGCGGGCCTCGCCAACGCGGGCAGCGAGCTCATCGACCAGCTCGAGGCCGGCTCCTACAAGCGCGTGCCCGAGAGCGACGCGGCCCCCGCCCACAGCGCCCACGACGGCGCCGTGGCGATGGCCTGA
- a CDS encoding response regulator transcription factor, producing the protein MFSSCCCVIADAALHAALVPELASDPVLMRYAETGRDALALVLDPPVVFVVASPLPDMSTSEFLRRLRDRVQGGEPLVLVLGREIDEIDRIVAFELGADDLVQQPVPRREIALRVRALLRRSKAPSVSPDVVSAGRLIIDIPQHQVTFDGAPLELTAMEFRLLAHLARHGGMVLSRARLLDEVWNHPDSLDRRTVDTHIKRLREKLGDASRVLETVRGFGYRFRGDALDRGSDATERSHARAHSVRG; encoded by the coding sequence ATGTTCTCCTCCTGTTGTTGTGTCATCGCGGACGCCGCGCTGCACGCGGCGCTCGTCCCCGAGCTCGCGTCCGATCCGGTCCTGATGCGCTACGCCGAGACGGGGCGCGACGCGCTCGCGCTCGTGCTGGACCCGCCGGTGGTCTTCGTGGTGGCCTCGCCGCTGCCCGACATGAGCACCTCGGAGTTCCTGCGCCGCCTGCGGGACCGGGTGCAGGGCGGTGAGCCGCTGGTGCTGGTGCTGGGCCGCGAGATCGACGAGATCGACCGCATCGTGGCGTTCGAGCTGGGCGCCGACGACCTGGTGCAGCAGCCCGTGCCGCGGCGCGAGATCGCCCTTCGTGTAAGGGCCCTGCTGCGTCGCTCGAAGGCCCCCAGCGTGAGCCCGGACGTGGTGTCGGCGGGGCGCCTGATCATCGACATCCCGCAGCACCAGGTGACGTTCGACGGCGCGCCGCTCGAGCTCACCGCCATGGAGTTCCGCTTGCTGGCGCACCTGGCCCGCCACGGCGGCATGGTGCTCTCGCGCGCGCGCCTCCTGGACGAGGTCTGGAACCACCCGGACTCGCTCGACCGCCGGACCGTGGACACCCACATCAAGCGCCTGCGGGAGAAGCTGGGTGACGCCAGCCGCGTGCTGGAGACCGTCCGTGGCTTTGGATATCGCTTCCGTGGCGACGCGCTCGATCGCGGGTCGGATGCCACCGAAAGGTCACACGCCCGCGCACATTCGGTACGCGGCTGA
- a CDS encoding OsmC family protein: protein MPENQTFTVSLELIENYRFEVDFGDFGRLLTDEPAPLGESQGPNPGRLLAASVANCLAASLLFAVRKYKEEPGKVRAEVTGTMERVEGRQRITHMQVRLTLGNAAANIPHIERVLAQFEDFCVVTQSVRRGIEVGVEVVDSEGAVIKGG, encoded by the coding sequence ATGCCCGAGAACCAGACCTTCACCGTGAGCCTCGAGCTCATCGAGAACTACCGCTTCGAGGTGGACTTCGGCGACTTCGGCCGCCTGCTGACGGACGAGCCCGCGCCACTGGGCGAGAGCCAGGGCCCCAACCCCGGGCGCCTGCTGGCGGCCTCGGTGGCCAACTGCCTGGCGGCCAGCCTGCTGTTCGCGGTGCGCAAGTACAAGGAAGAGCCCGGCAAGGTGCGTGCCGAGGTCACCGGTACGATGGAGCGTGTGGAGGGGCGTCAGCGCATCACCCACATGCAGGTGCGCCTCACGCTGGGCAACGCCGCCGCCAACATCCCGCACATCGAGCGGGTGCTCGCGCAGTTCGAGGACTTCTGCGTGGTCACCCAGAGCGTGCGCCGTGGCATCGAGGTGGGCGTGGAGGTGGTGGACAGCGAAGGCGCCGTCATCAAGGGGGGCTGA